One window of the Amycolatopsis mediterranei genome contains the following:
- a CDS encoding DUF3072 domain-containing protein, with protein sequence MTDQVEPNPEKDPSDWTTGDEPMTGPQKSYLQTLAQEAGEEVPDNLTKAEASERIDALQKTTGRGT encoded by the coding sequence ATGACCGATCAGGTGGAACCGAACCCCGAGAAGGACCCGAGCGACTGGACCACCGGCGACGAGCCGATGACCGGGCCGCAGAAGTCGTACCTGCAGACGCTGGCGCAGGAAGCCGGTGAAGAGGTACCGGACAACCTGACGAAGGCGGAGGCGTCCGAGCGGATCGACGCCCTGCAGAAGACGACCGGCCGCGGCACCTGA